From the Streptomyces sp. NBC_00376 genome, one window contains:
- a CDS encoding 4'-phosphopantetheinyl transferase family protein codes for MAFVPGTPKSTGTQQPSRAAPGTPDLAGAAHVWWWQPPQRVVPDDLALLGTDEFHRALTLLAERDVAAFVHTRAGARRALSELLLVAPQSIELGRRQCPGCGDLGHGPPVIEHPEVPWAISMSRTAGCGVFALGEGHAIGVDVEAVRPMRQPSLYDSVLTDNERAHLLTLPPGPARDAVFHRVWTRKEAVVKAAGLGLVGTALNELETWPARHGPVRVLHTHSGRTTVWSVQDLRLDDRVAAAIARPPGGAPPGPVHIHSVLGPPGETDAPDTEGSRPS; via the coding sequence ATGGCGTTCGTACCCGGAACACCGAAGAGCACGGGGACCCAGCAGCCTTCCCGGGCAGCGCCCGGGACACCGGATCTCGCCGGTGCGGCCCACGTCTGGTGGTGGCAACCGCCGCAGCGGGTCGTCCCCGACGATCTGGCGCTGCTCGGCACCGACGAATTCCACCGCGCGCTCACCCTGCTGGCCGAGCGGGACGTGGCCGCCTTCGTGCACACCAGGGCCGGGGCGCGCCGCGCCCTGTCCGAACTACTGCTCGTGGCACCGCAGTCCATCGAGCTGGGCCGGCGCCAGTGCCCCGGCTGCGGGGACCTCGGGCACGGCCCGCCGGTGATCGAACACCCCGAGGTGCCGTGGGCGATCAGCATGTCCCGTACCGCGGGGTGCGGTGTCTTCGCGCTCGGTGAGGGCCATGCCATCGGAGTCGACGTCGAGGCCGTACGGCCCATGCGTCAGCCCTCGTTGTACGACTCGGTACTGACCGACAACGAACGCGCACACCTGCTGACGCTGCCGCCCGGACCGGCACGCGACGCGGTGTTCCACCGCGTCTGGACGCGCAAGGAGGCCGTCGTGAAGGCGGCCGGGCTGGGACTGGTGGGCACCGCGCTGAATGAGCTGGAGACCTGGCCGGCCCGTCACGGACCGGTCCGCGTACTGCACACGCACTCCGGCCGGACCACCGTCTGGTCGGTCCAGGACCTGCGGCTCGACGACCGGGTGGCCGCCGCCATCGCCCGCCCGCCCGGTGGTGCTCCGCCCGGTCCCGTTCACATCCACTCCGTACTCGGCCCGCCCGGGGAAACCGATGCGCCCGACACCGAAGGAAGCCGACCGTCATGA
- a CDS encoding TauD/TfdA family dioxygenase: MSETHTLSLPLSAAAAGTVVELTEAEQNALVAVAEQLTPKGSADGRIDDLRWLDAAREASVQLPRRLLSALRAFRHDAGPDGVLLLRNLPVVADDPLRPTPAVKGSVERLPTVAASVITTAMLHLGEVIAFRNEKTGALVQNVVPVPGSESSQSNAGSVLLELHIENAFHDNRPDFVGLLCVREDPTGDAKLCTSSIRRALPLLSEKARAVLSEPRFLTEPPPSFGALDSVTPAHAVLNGDPEDPNVLVDFSATHPLDDEARHAMAELRDAFMETMSALSLRVGDLAVVDNRLAVHGRTSFTPAYDGADRWLHRVYAHLDHRRSRVDRAGNGAVLG, translated from the coding sequence ATGTCCGAGACCCATACGCTTTCCCTGCCGCTTTCGGCAGCGGCGGCAGGCACCGTCGTGGAGCTGACGGAGGCCGAGCAGAACGCACTCGTCGCCGTCGCCGAGCAGCTGACCCCGAAGGGGTCCGCGGACGGCAGGATCGACGACCTCCGCTGGCTGGACGCCGCGCGTGAGGCCTCCGTACAGCTTCCTCGCAGGCTGCTCTCGGCGCTGCGCGCGTTCCGTCACGACGCGGGCCCCGACGGGGTCCTGCTGCTGCGCAACCTGCCGGTGGTGGCGGACGACCCGCTGCGTCCGACGCCGGCCGTGAAGGGGTCGGTGGAGCGTCTTCCCACGGTCGCCGCATCCGTCATCACCACTGCGATGCTGCATCTCGGAGAGGTCATAGCATTCCGTAACGAAAAGACCGGCGCGCTCGTGCAGAATGTCGTTCCCGTTCCGGGGAGCGAGTCCTCGCAGAGCAATGCGGGTTCCGTTCTCCTCGAACTCCACATCGAGAACGCATTCCATGACAACCGCCCGGATTTCGTGGGCCTGCTGTGTGTGCGGGAGGACCCGACGGGCGATGCGAAGCTGTGCACGTCCTCCATCCGCCGCGCGCTTCCGCTGCTCTCCGAGAAGGCGCGGGCAGTGCTCAGCGAGCCGCGGTTCCTGACCGAGCCGCCGCCGTCCTTCGGCGCCCTGGACAGCGTGACGCCCGCCCACGCGGTGCTGAACGGCGACCCGGAGGACCCCAATGTGCTGGTGGACTTCTCCGCCACGCATCCGCTGGACGACGAGGCCCGGCACGCCATGGCCGAGCTGCGGGACGCGTTCATGGAGACGATGTCGGCGCTGTCGCTGCGCGTCGGCGACCTGGCCGTCGTCGACAACCGCCTCGCGGTGCACGGCCGCACGTCGTTCACTCCGGCCTACGACGGTGCGGACCGCTGGCTGCACCGGGTGTACGCGCACCTGGACCACCGGCGCAGCCGGGTGGACCGGGCGGGCAACGGTGCGGTCCTCGGCTGA
- a CDS encoding VOC family protein — protein MFDSVRTVMTFALDPEASARWWGELLDVPMRMDVSDAGDVYAWVEIGGVEVGFHPADDERNPRGGSPVVYWGVDDLDRVRERLLAAGCEHHRGPLVIEPGRRIAQLRDPFGTVVGIEGP, from the coding sequence TTGTTCGACAGCGTACGTACCGTGATGACCTTCGCCCTGGACCCCGAGGCGTCGGCCCGCTGGTGGGGTGAGCTGCTGGACGTCCCCATGAGGATGGACGTCAGCGACGCCGGGGACGTCTACGCCTGGGTGGAGATCGGCGGGGTCGAGGTCGGTTTCCACCCCGCCGACGACGAGCGCAACCCCCGGGGCGGCAGCCCGGTCGTGTACTGGGGAGTGGACGACCTCGACCGGGTGCGCGAGCGGCTGCTGGCGGCCGGCTGCGAGCACCACCGGGGCCCGCTGGTCATCGAACCGGGGCGGCGGATCGCCCAGTTGCGCGACCCGTTCGGGACCGTCGTCGGCATCGAGGGCCCTTGA
- a CDS encoding cutinase family protein: MRTRRIAAAAAGLLMTAGLSVAQGTTAQAAAPCDGTYTIVVGGTGSSWNNDGFTGNIQQHVGYPTTIPNGASARAGVNELNRLVRDQRAACPGQHVKMAGYSLGAAVVHIWVTENWQTFDNVNAILIADPKRQGNPGANGGSVPFGGIVGAPLAGADKFFGNIPVKTICHWDYVCDESAGIWTYPANHVNNYPEDFNMDHHNDSANEQWYNGAWYPA; this comes from the coding sequence ATGCGAACAAGAAGGATCGCGGCCGCGGCAGCCGGTCTGCTGATGACAGCCGGGCTCTCGGTGGCACAGGGGACCACGGCACAGGCGGCGGCTCCGTGCGACGGCACCTACACGATCGTGGTCGGGGGCACGGGCAGCTCCTGGAACAACGACGGCTTCACCGGCAACATCCAGCAGCACGTCGGGTACCCCACCACGATCCCCAACGGCGCGAGCGCCCGCGCGGGCGTCAACGAGCTGAACCGGCTGGTCCGCGACCAGCGCGCGGCGTGCCCCGGCCAGCACGTCAAGATGGCCGGGTACTCCCTGGGCGCCGCGGTGGTGCACATCTGGGTCACCGAGAACTGGCAGACGTTCGACAACGTCAACGCCATCCTCATCGCTGACCCCAAGCGCCAGGGCAACCCCGGTGCCAACGGCGGATCCGTGCCCTTCGGCGGAATCGTCGGCGCACCGCTCGCCGGTGCCGACAAGTTCTTCGGCAACATTCCGGTCAAGACCATCTGCCACTGGGACTACGTCTGCGACGAGTCCGCCGGCATCTGGACGTACCCGGCCAACCACGTCAACAACTACCCCGAAGACTTCAACATGGACCACCACAACGACAGCGCCAACGAGCAGTGGTACAACGGCGCTTGGTACCCCGCGTAA
- a CDS encoding BTAD domain-containing putative transcriptional regulator → MPTTVTTRRRPTAALLGRQERRVLHAVGCGLRDDEIAAALAVSEDAVAGHLARILMKLGLRDRAAAIVHAFDCGLVVPGCGPRPQAVVPVARTVGGPKVEISVLGPLEVRRGGRILDPGHLRQQAVLAALALCTGRTVSQQELLDGVWGMEPPVTNVVPVYIYRLRKKLRLGDGGPDPLIEHGRCGYRLAAGGVEVDVARMEALVTEAGAADRAGETAEAVRLCSRALELFRGEPLAGLPGPFAELERLRLSERRIAVVQRKSQWQLRLGRHSEAVAELSAFAAEHPLNESVAAMLMRALYRDGRQADAVAVFARTRRRLADALGVRPGRLLRLTYRMILCGDEAGLRGITP, encoded by the coding sequence ATGCCGACGACCGTCACGACCCGCCGCCGGCCGACCGCCGCACTGCTCGGGCGTCAGGAGCGAAGAGTGCTCCACGCGGTCGGCTGCGGGCTGCGGGACGACGAGATCGCTGCCGCTCTCGCCGTCTCCGAGGACGCCGTGGCCGGGCATCTGGCGCGGATCCTCATGAAGCTCGGGCTGCGCGACCGGGCCGCCGCCATCGTCCACGCCTTCGACTGCGGCCTGGTCGTGCCCGGTTGCGGTCCCCGTCCGCAGGCAGTGGTGCCGGTGGCGCGGACGGTGGGCGGGCCGAAGGTGGAGATCTCCGTGCTCGGGCCGCTGGAGGTGCGGCGGGGCGGGCGGATCCTGGATCCGGGGCATCTGCGCCAGCAGGCCGTACTGGCGGCACTGGCGCTGTGCACGGGGCGGACGGTCAGCCAGCAGGAGCTGCTCGACGGGGTGTGGGGGATGGAGCCACCGGTCACGAATGTGGTGCCGGTGTACATCTACCGGTTGCGCAAGAAGCTGCGCCTCGGGGACGGCGGCCCCGACCCGTTGATCGAGCACGGCCGGTGCGGCTACCGGCTGGCCGCCGGTGGGGTCGAGGTGGACGTGGCGCGGATGGAGGCGCTGGTCACCGAGGCCGGGGCGGCCGACCGGGCGGGCGAGACGGCCGAGGCGGTCCGGCTGTGTTCCCGGGCGCTGGAGCTGTTCCGCGGGGAACCGCTGGCCGGTCTGCCCGGACCGTTCGCCGAACTGGAGCGGCTGCGGCTCAGCGAGCGCAGGATCGCCGTCGTGCAGCGGAAGTCCCAGTGGCAGCTGCGGCTGGGCCGGCACTCCGAGGCGGTCGCCGAGCTGTCCGCCTTCGCCGCGGAACATCCCCTGAACGAGTCGGTGGCGGCGATGCTGATGCGTGCGCTCTACCGCGACGGGCGACAGGCCGACGCGGTGGCCGTGTTCGCTCGCACCCGTCGGCGGCTCGCCGATGCCCTGGGGGTTCGTCCCGGCCGACTGCTGCGGCTGACGTACCGGATGATTCTGTGCGGGGACGAGGCCGGGCTCAGAGGTATCACGCCGTGA
- a CDS encoding FtsX-like permease family protein yields the protein MLRYALQTLKARKGGFIGAFLALFCAAALVTACGILLETGLRGTIATERYAAAPVVVGADQNVHQTTIKKKKGKVKEKHKAKPLAERVWLPEGTTTKLAALPGVRKAVPETNFPAYAVGPQGQIVPGIDGKPSYGHAWTSAALTPFELTDGKAPAGADEVVLDRELAARTGLKTGSSVVVQSTGAPTTYKVSGIAAAQGGDLHQQTSLFFSDETARELSGRAGQVATIGLLPKPGVSTSELADQAEKALDGDGRKYAIATGGERGPIEFLDAGKARVKLVSMGGAMGGTSLLVAILVVVGTFALSIQQRYRELALLRAIAATPKQVRQLIGREALIIGGLAGGLGSVVGLPIAYWLHSKFIDFKAIPDTLELTFSFVPFTAAVGAALLGAWVAARISARRTARIRPAEALSEASMEQRHFAWGRLGVGMLVLALGIGVVVLLGFLRTEPASQPVTFLSVVVLAVAVSLLGPVIARIAVAILGIPLKFSRVGGHLATANARANAKRMAAAVTPLVLLIGMACTVLFVQTTMGDAASAQAKAGNKADWVVASNGPGVPAEATDALRAVPGVTQVTEIVRTQVRIGLDKYPAQGISAQGLTTNWDPDVSQGSLKGFGDKSVAMSDVSADHLGKKPGDTLKVTLGDSTVVQLKVAAVYERGLGFGDLTMSHDLVAQHVDNPLASSVLVKTAGDGKAGREHLTGALKRFPGIGVLDRTQVDDVQADVQQSNAEVNYLAMGLIIAFTAIAVVNTLAMSVSDRTREFALLRLVGTTRRQVMSMLRIESALIVLVAAVLGTAISLAVLTAFSVGMTGAAQPSIDLPMFLGVLGFAAVLTALATLVPGRFALGGRPADVISARQ from the coding sequence ATGCTGCGCTACGCACTGCAGACGCTCAAGGCCAGGAAGGGCGGCTTCATCGGCGCCTTCCTCGCCCTGTTCTGCGCCGCCGCCCTGGTCACGGCCTGCGGCATCCTCCTGGAGACCGGGCTGCGCGGCACCATCGCCACCGAGCGCTACGCCGCCGCCCCGGTCGTCGTCGGCGCCGACCAGAACGTCCACCAGACCACCATCAAGAAGAAGAAGGGCAAGGTCAAGGAGAAGCACAAGGCGAAGCCGCTGGCCGAGCGGGTCTGGCTGCCCGAGGGCACCACCACGAAACTCGCCGCCTTACCCGGTGTCCGCAAGGCGGTCCCCGAGACGAACTTCCCGGCGTACGCGGTCGGCCCCCAGGGCCAGATCGTGCCGGGCATCGACGGCAAGCCGTCCTACGGCCACGCCTGGACCTCCGCCGCGCTGACCCCGTTCGAGCTGACCGACGGCAAGGCACCCGCGGGCGCCGACGAGGTCGTCCTCGACCGGGAACTCGCGGCCCGTACCGGCCTCAAGACCGGCAGCAGCGTCGTCGTCCAGTCGACCGGCGCCCCGACGACGTACAAGGTCAGCGGCATCGCCGCGGCCCAGGGCGGTGACCTGCACCAGCAGACCTCGCTGTTCTTCTCCGACGAGACCGCCCGCGAGCTCTCCGGACGGGCCGGCCAGGTCGCGACCATCGGCCTGCTGCCCAAGCCCGGCGTCTCCACGAGCGAACTCGCCGACCAGGCCGAGAAGGCCCTCGACGGCGACGGCCGCAAGTACGCCATCGCCACCGGTGGCGAGCGCGGCCCCATCGAGTTCCTCGACGCGGGCAAGGCCCGGGTCAAGCTCGTCTCCATGGGCGGCGCCATGGGCGGTACGTCGCTGCTCGTCGCGATCCTCGTCGTCGTCGGCACCTTCGCGCTCTCCATCCAGCAGCGCTACCGCGAACTCGCCCTGCTGCGCGCCATCGCCGCGACCCCCAAGCAGGTCCGTCAGCTGATCGGCCGCGAGGCCCTGATCATCGGCGGCCTCGCGGGCGGCCTCGGCTCGGTCGTGGGCCTGCCCATCGCGTACTGGCTGCACAGCAAGTTCATCGACTTCAAGGCCATCCCCGACACCCTCGAACTCACCTTCAGCTTCGTGCCGTTCACCGCCGCCGTCGGCGCCGCACTGCTCGGGGCGTGGGTCGCGGCCCGCATCTCCGCCCGCCGCACCGCCCGCATCCGCCCGGCCGAGGCCCTGTCCGAGGCGTCCATGGAACAGCGCCACTTCGCATGGGGGCGGCTCGGCGTGGGGATGCTCGTCCTGGCCCTCGGCATCGGTGTGGTCGTCCTGCTGGGCTTCCTGCGCACCGAGCCGGCCTCGCAGCCCGTCACGTTCCTGTCCGTCGTGGTCCTCGCCGTCGCGGTCTCGCTGCTCGGCCCGGTCATCGCCCGCATCGCCGTTGCGATCCTCGGGATCCCGCTGAAGTTCTCGCGCGTCGGCGGCCACCTCGCGACCGCCAACGCCCGCGCCAACGCCAAGCGGATGGCCGCGGCCGTCACCCCGCTGGTCCTGCTCATCGGCATGGCCTGCACCGTCCTGTTCGTGCAGACCACCATGGGCGACGCCGCCTCGGCCCAGGCCAAGGCGGGCAACAAGGCCGACTGGGTGGTCGCCTCGAACGGCCCCGGCGTCCCCGCCGAGGCGACGGACGCGCTGCGCGCCGTACCGGGCGTCACCCAGGTCACCGAGATCGTCCGGACCCAGGTCCGCATAGGCCTCGACAAGTACCCGGCGCAGGGCATCTCCGCGCAGGGCCTCACCACGAACTGGGACCCCGACGTCTCGCAGGGCAGCCTCAAGGGCTTCGGGGACAAGAGCGTCGCGATGAGCGACGTCTCCGCCGACCACCTCGGCAAGAAGCCCGGCGACACGCTCAAGGTGACGCTCGGCGACTCCACCGTGGTACAGCTGAAGGTCGCCGCCGTCTACGAACGGGGCCTCGGCTTCGGCGACCTGACCATGTCGCACGACCTGGTCGCCCAGCACGTCGACAACCCGCTCGCCTCCTCCGTCCTCGTCAAGACGGCCGGCGACGGCAAGGCGGGCCGTGAGCACCTGACCGGCGCCCTCAAGCGCTTCCCGGGCATCGGAGTCCTCGACCGCACCCAGGTCGACGACGTCCAGGCCGACGTCCAGCAGTCCAACGCCGAGGTCAACTACCTCGCGATGGGCCTGATCATCGCGTTCACCGCGATCGCCGTGGTCAACACCCTGGCCATGTCGGTCTCGGACCGCACCCGCGAGTTCGCCCTGCTGCGGCTCGTCGGCACGACCCGCCGCCAGGTGATGTCGATGCTCAGGATCGAGTCCGCGCTGATCGTCCTGGTCGCCGCGGTGCTCGGCACGGCCATCTCGCTCGCGGTGCTCACCGCCTTCAGCGTCGGGATGACGGGCGCCGCCCAGCCGTCCATCGACCTGCCGATGTTCCTCGGGGTCCTCGGCTTCGCCGCGGTGCTCACCGCGCTGGCGACGCTGGTCCCCGGCCGCTTCGCGCTCGGCGGCCGCCCGGCGGACGTCATCAGCGCCCGCCAGTAG
- a CDS encoding AfsR/SARP family transcriptional regulator, with product MDFRILGPVEARRDGDWIALSGSKVHTVLAAMLLAHGRVVSDSRLGALLWGWDPPVTASAQIYTYMSRLRKLLGDEVEIVRRQPGYVLRAPGARIDVVEFERLDRLGREALRERRHADAQALLTEALGWWRGPALSNVTEFLLEAELPQLEEARMLALENRIEADLALGMHEQVTAELTGLVAEHPVRERLRAQLMTALYRCGRQADALQTYYEGRKVLVDQLGVDPGEVLGATYQAVLGGELGLRGAGAARGRSDVPTMLPAADCGFVGRSAELSLLTSRLAAGTNRPRRLLVTGMAGVGKTALAVRAAEESTGHFPDGQLFAELCDQDGTPKDAGEVLVRLLRALGEPGLDGNSRAFDRDELVRLYRARTSGKRLLVVLDDAVGDLQVAPLLPASPQAAVLITSRARLARVAGADTVALAPLDDDESLAMLAAAAGEERLRDDPDSADDLVAYCGGLPLALAVVGARLAARPSWPARRFADRLADPAERLAELSFGDLDVRAALLPSVRRMAAGAPQALRALSGAGTEPFSARDASVRLAVSEDEAERVLESLVDTALLDLSGLDPQGLPLYRCHELVLLYAASLDPADPAAFGPVSPARRSPAAHDSATAVG from the coding sequence ATGGACTTCCGGATTCTCGGGCCGGTGGAGGCCCGGCGTGACGGGGACTGGATCGCGTTGTCCGGTTCCAAGGTGCACACGGTCCTTGCCGCGATGCTGCTCGCACACGGGCGGGTCGTCTCGGACTCCAGACTCGGCGCGCTGCTGTGGGGGTGGGACCCACCCGTCACCGCGAGCGCGCAGATCTATACGTACATGTCGCGGCTGCGCAAGCTGCTCGGTGACGAGGTCGAGATCGTGCGGCGGCAGCCCGGGTACGTGCTGCGGGCGCCCGGGGCCCGGATCGATGTCGTCGAGTTCGAGCGGCTCGACCGGCTCGGCCGCGAGGCGCTGCGGGAGCGGCGTCACGCCGATGCCCAGGCGCTGCTGACCGAGGCGCTCGGGTGGTGGCGTGGTCCGGCCCTGTCGAACGTGACCGAGTTCCTTCTGGAGGCGGAGCTGCCGCAGCTGGAGGAGGCTCGGATGCTGGCGCTGGAGAACCGCATCGAGGCGGATCTCGCGCTGGGCATGCACGAGCAGGTGACGGCCGAGCTGACGGGCCTGGTCGCCGAACATCCCGTACGGGAGCGGCTGCGCGCCCAGCTGATGACCGCGCTGTACCGGTGCGGGCGGCAGGCCGATGCCCTCCAGACGTACTACGAGGGGCGCAAGGTGCTCGTCGATCAGCTGGGGGTGGACCCGGGCGAGGTGCTCGGGGCGACGTACCAGGCGGTGCTGGGCGGGGAGTTGGGGTTGCGAGGTGCAGGGGCAGCGCGGGGGCGGTCCGATGTGCCCACCATGCTTCCGGCCGCCGATTGCGGCTTCGTCGGCCGGTCCGCGGAACTGTCCCTGCTGACCTCGCGGTTGGCGGCCGGGACGAACCGGCCCCGGCGCCTGCTGGTGACCGGGATGGCCGGGGTGGGCAAGACGGCGCTCGCCGTACGGGCCGCCGAGGAGAGCACCGGTCATTTCCCCGACGGTCAGCTCTTCGCCGAGCTGTGCGATCAGGACGGCACGCCCAAGGACGCCGGCGAGGTGCTGGTGCGGTTGCTGCGGGCACTGGGCGAGCCCGGTCTCGACGGGAACTCGCGCGCCTTCGACCGCGACGAGCTGGTCCGGCTCTACCGTGCCCGGACCTCCGGCAAGCGGCTCCTCGTCGTCCTCGACGACGCGGTCGGCGACCTCCAGGTGGCGCCGCTGCTGCCAGCGAGCCCGCAGGCGGCCGTACTGATAACGAGCCGGGCCCGGCTGGCCCGGGTGGCCGGGGCGGACACCGTGGCGCTCGCGCCGCTGGACGACGACGAGTCCCTGGCGATGCTGGCGGCGGCGGCCGGTGAGGAGCGGCTGAGGGACGACCCGGACTCGGCCGACGACCTGGTCGCGTACTGCGGAGGGCTGCCGTTGGCGCTGGCCGTGGTGGGAGCCCGGCTCGCGGCGCGGCCGTCGTGGCCGGCCCGCCGGTTCGCGGACCGGCTCGCCGATCCGGCGGAGCGGCTCGCCGAGCTGTCCTTCGGTGATCTGGATGTGCGGGCGGCGCTGCTGCCGTCGGTGCGGCGCATGGCCGCCGGGGCCCCGCAGGCGCTCAGGGCGCTGTCCGGTGCCGGTACGGAACCGTTCTCGGCCCGGGACGCCTCGGTGCGGCTCGCGGTGTCGGAGGACGAGGCCGAGCGGGTGCTGGAGTCGCTGGTGGACACCGCACTGCTCGACCTCTCGGGGCTCGATCCGCAGGGGCTCCCGCTGTACCGGTGCCATGAGCTGGTCCTCCTGTACGCGGCGTCGCTGGACCCGGCGGACCCGGCGGCCTTCGGCCCGGTCTCCCCCGCCCGGCGTTCGCCCGCCGCGCACGACAGCGCCACCGCGGTCGGGTGA